One window of the Epinephelus moara isolate mb chromosome 24, YSFRI_EMoa_1.0, whole genome shotgun sequence genome contains the following:
- the LOC126386498 gene encoding 25-hydroxyvitamin D-1 alpha hydroxylase, mitochondrial, translating into MIIVRRMLQQALRVSGRSAFPLVKWMERWAEGASAKQAVKTLQDMPGPSVASFAWDLFAKRGLSRLHELQLEGAQRYGPMWKASFGPILTVHVADPALIEQVLRQEGQHPMRSDLSSWKDYRKLRGHHYGLLTAEGEEWQSVRSLLGKHMLRPKAVEAYDKTLNGVVSDLVAKLRLRRRSQGLVTDIASEFYRFGLEGISSVLFESRIGCLDEVVPEETERFIQSINTMFVMTLLTMAMPKWLHQLFPKPWNVFCQCWDYMFDFAKGHIDQRLTAEAEKVARGENVEGRYLTYFLSQTGLPMKTVYSNVTELLLAGVDTISSTMSWSLYELSRHPEVQASLRDEVLRMLEGRRIPEAADVARMPLLKATVKEVLRLYPVIPANARVITEGDIQVGGYLIPKNTLITLCHFATSRDPAVFPNPDEFMPHRWLNKDQTHHPYASVPFGVGKRSCIGRRIAELELYLALARILIEFDVKPDPEGISVKPMTRTLLVPESVISLQFVER; encoded by the exons ATGATCATAGTGAGAAGGATGCTGCAACAAGCCCTCAGAGTATCCGGCCGGAGCGCCTTCCCCCTGGTCAAGTGGATGGAGAGATGGGCTGAGGGCGCATCGGCCAAGCAGGCGGTGAAGACTCTGCAAGACATGCCCGGACCGTCGGTCGCCAGCTTCGCCTGGGACCTGTTCGCCAAACGGGGGCTGTCACGGCTGCACGAGCTGCAG CTGGAAGGAGCACAGCGGTATGGGCCCATGTGGAAGGCGAGCTTCGGCCCCATCCTTACGGTTCATGTGGCTGATCCGGCGCTCATTGAGCAGGTGCTGAGGCAGGAGGGCCAGCACCCCATGCGTTCTGACCTTTCCTCCTGGAAGGACTACAGGAAGCTCAGAGGACACCACTATGGACTCCTGACAGC TGAGGGGGAGGAGTGGCAGTCAGTAAGAAGTCTCCTGGGGAAGCACATGCTGCGACCAAAAGCGGTGGAAGCTTATGATAAAACCCTAAACGGCGTGGTCAGCGACCTCGTTGCCAAACTTCGCCTTCGCAGGCGCTCCCAGGGCCTCGTCACCGACATCGCCAGCGAATTCTATCGCTTCGGCCTCGAGG GCATTTCCTCCGTGCTGTTTGAATCCAGGATTGGTTGCCTTGATGAGGTGGTCCCTGAAGAGACAGAGCGTTTCATCCAGTCGATCAACACCATGTTTGTGATGACGCTTCTCACCATGGCCATGCCCAAGTGGTTGCACCAGCTGTTCCCTAAACCCTGGAACGTCTTCTGTCAGTGCTGGGACTACATGTTCGACTTTG CAAAAGGCCACATTGACCAGCGTCTGACGGCTGAAGCAGAGAAGGTCGCCCGTGGAGAGAACGTGGAGGGCCGTTATCTCACCTACTTCCTGTCGCAGACTGGGCTGCCCATGAAGACAGTCTACAGTAACGTGACAGAGCTGCTCCTTGCAGGAGTCGACACA ATCTCCAGCACCATGTCCTGGTCATTGTATGAGCTGTCACGTCACCCTGAGGTGCAGGCATCACTGCGGGATGAGGTGTTGCGCATGCTGGAGGGTCGGAGGATTCCTGAGGCAGCCGACGTGGCCCGCATGCCTCTGCTGAAGGCCACAGTCAAAGAAGTGCTCAG GTTGTATCCAGTTATTCCTGCTAATGCCAGAGTCATTACAGAGGGAGACATCCAGGTTGGAGGCTACCTCATCCCTaaaaat ACCCTGATTACTCTGTGCCACTTTGCAACATCACGGGATCCAGCCGTCTTTCCAAATCCAGATGAATTCATGCCCCATCGATGGTTGAACAAGGACCAGACTCACCACCCGTACGCCTCCGTACCCTTTGGGGTGGGAAAACGCAGCTGCATAGGTCGTCGTATTGCTGAGCTGGAGCTCTACCTCGCTCTTGCCAGG ATCCTCATAGAATTCGACGTGAAGCCGGACCCAGAGGGGATTTCAGTTAAGCCCATGACTCGGACTCTTCTGGTTCCTGAAAGTGTCATTAGCCTCCAGTTTGTTGAACGATGA
- the mcrs1 gene encoding microspherule protein 1 has protein sequence MQAGDPVVGAPMAVAGAQSRSEDEESLGVKDVKRTATQAFGSVVPKRRSSSRSIKRKKFDDELVESSLVKSSSRVKGPPVIEPVRCSGSEPSSSEKKKVTKSGTALTPPLTMVVNPAPITKRVKKSKQPLHITKDLGRWKPTDDLLLINAVLQTTDLTSVHLGVKFSCRFTLREIKERWYALLYDPVISKLAWQAMRQLHPEAIAAIQSKALFSQAEEALLAKIGSTSQPKLDMFQELLSKHPGVFHPSRTPKSLLVHWQLLKQYYLLDDQSVQPLPKGDQVLNFSDAEQMVDDVKLKESRDEVLEHELMISDRHQKREIRQLEQELPRWQVLVDSITGMSMPDFDNQTLAALRGRMVRYLMRSREITLGRATKDKPIDVDLSLEGPAWKISRKQGIIKLKNNGDFFIANEGRRPIYIDGRPVLSGNKWKLNNNSVVEIAGLRFVFLINLELISLIKAEAAKMTPQ, from the exons ATGCAAGCAGGTGACCCTGTGGTCGGTGCACCGATGGCAGTAGCTGGTGCCCAAAGTCGGTCAGAGGATGAAGAGTCACTTGGAGTCAAAGATGTGAAAAGGACGGCAACACAAGCGTTTGGCAGTGTTGTTCCCAAACGCAGAAGTTCCTCCAG GTCAATAAAGAGGAAGAAGTTTGATGATGAGTTGGTGGAGAGCAGTCTGGTGAAGTCATCCAGTAGAGTCAAAGGCCCTCCTGTCATAGAGCCTGTCCGCTGTTCAGGGAGTGAACCTTCATCTAGCGAGAAAAAAAAG GTGACAAAATCAGGAACTGCTCTCACACCGCCTCTCACCATGGTTGTAAATCCTGCGCCCATCACCAAAAGAGTAAAGAAGAGCAAGCAGCCTCTACATATTACTAAAGACTTGGGAAGATGGAAACCTACTGATGACCTGCTACTTATCAATGCTGTGTTGCAG ACCACAGACCTCACCTCTGTTCACTTGGGAGTGAAGTTCAGCTGTCGTTTCACGTTGCGGGAAATAAAAGAGAGGTGGTACGCTCTCCTCTACGATCCTGTCATCTCAAA GCTGGCATGGCAGGCCATGCGTCAGCTCCACCCAGAGGCCATTGCAGCAATCCAAAGCAAAGCTCTGTTCAGTCAGGCTGAGGAAGCACTGCTGGCTAAGATTGGTTCA ACTAGTCAGcctaaactggacatgttccaggaGCTTCTCAGCAAACACCCCGGTGTCTTTCACCCGTCTCGCACCCCCAAGAGCCTGCTGGTACACTGGCAGCTGCTGAAGCAGTACTACCTACTGGATGATCAGAGCG TCCAGCCTCTCCCTAAAGGAGACCAGGTCCTCAACTTCTCTGATGCCGAGCAGATGGTTGATGATGTAAAGTTAAA GGAGAGTAGAGATGAGGTGTTGGAACATG AGCTGATGATTTCCGATCGTCACCAAAAAAGAGAGATCAGACAGTTAGAGCAGGAGTTGCCCCGTTGGCAGGTCCTCGTGGACAGTATTACAG GCATGAGCATGCCTGACTTTGACAACCAGACACTGGCAGCGTTACGAGGAAGAATGGTGCGCTACCTCATGAGATCGCGAGAG ATTACGCTGGGCAGGGCGACCAAGGACAAACCAATAGATGTAGATCTATCACTAGAAGGACCTGCCTGGAAAATATCAAGAAAACAAG GAATTATCAAACTGAAGAATAATGGAGACTTCTTCATTGCCAATGAGGGCAGACGACCCATCTACATAGACGGCAGACCGGTCCTGTCAGGCAACAAGTGGAAACTCAATAACAACTCAGTAGTGGAG ATTGCAGGTCTTCGCTTTGTGTTTCTCATTAACCTTGAACTCATCTCACTAATAAAAGCCGAAGCAGCCAAGATGACACCTCAGTGA